Part of the Strigops habroptila isolate Jane chromosome 17, bStrHab1.2.pri, whole genome shotgun sequence genome is shown below.
CTATGGCTGGTGAGTGCCGGGGGGGTGAACCCTCTGGGTCCGTccctttccaaccaaaacacGAGGGTGCCCATATGGATGCACCCATGTGTCACAGTAGCAGATGTTTTAGGGGATGgagtgggttttgggggtcaGGGCTAGACCCCATCTGGACCTTCCCATTTGGAGGTGTCCTGCTTCTGCTATGGAAGCCCCCCCTTAAACCTCCTTGCGATCTCTCTGGCTCCACAGGTTGGTTTAAGCGGCTCCTGCACAAGCCCAAGCCGAGGTCAGTGGAGAGCAGCCTCAACACCAGccactcttcttcctcctccccttcctcatcctctgcTGAGAGCTCCAGCACAAGCCTGACCCGGTCCACCCGCTCATCACCCGTGTTGGTATCGGACATCACCGCCTCGGGCAGCGCCCGCTGGGCTAAGAGCTACGACGTCTGCATCTGCCACAGCGAGGTGGACctggaggtggtggaggagcTGGTGTCCTACCTGGAGGGGCAACCCGAAAGCTTCCgctgcttcctgcagctgcGGGACGCGGCGCCGGGCAGCGCCGTGGTGACGGAGCTGTGCGATGCTGTGCAGAACAGCCACTGCTGGGTCATGCTCATCACTCCCGGCTTCCTCCAGGATCCGTGGTGCAAGTACCAGATGCACCAGGCACTGGCCGAAGCGCCGATGGCCAACGGGCGCACCATCCCTGTGCTGAAGGACGTGGATCGGAAGGATTATCCCAAGGAGCTGCGGAACCTCTACTACATCTACATGAAGGAGAACAGCTTCAGGCAGATCAGGGACACTGTTGTGCGCTGTGAGTCCCTTGTTCTGGTGGGGTAAAGACCGTGTCAGTTGATTTAAATGGCTTATTTTAAGCTTAACTGGTTGCTAATGAGGCTTGTGTTGCTTCCACAGACCTCCAGGACCTGTGCCGGAGCTCCATGAGCACAACGGAGTAGTGCACAACAGATCTGGATGCGACCACATCCCAAAGGACCTTTTGGGGTGAAGCTGAGCTCCTCAGAGCAGACCTGGGAACCGAATATGGACACTTGCCTGCATCCCTGGAGGACAGATGCCCACATCTGTGTGGCCAAACCCCTCTcagaggggacagggacaccccgGTCCCCACTGCTTATTGTGCAAACACTAAGCTCTGATGTATGGAGGCTCGGGGAGGGTCTTTAAAGCTCCTGATGGGGCTCAGACCCTCAGTAAACTGACGCAGCGGCGGCCCGGCCTTTACACGCGTTCTCTGGGACAACATAAATGCAGAAGTTTTATATTTTGAGTTagttttaatgttcttttcacTCCGCGatttgtgggtttgtgtgttGTGGGGTTAAGCTCAGACCCCCTCTTAGGGAGACCTACCCCCCCAAGCCGCCAGGGGGCGCGCTCTCCTCACGTCGTCCTCCTCGCTCCTCTCGGCGGGCCCACGCAAGCGCAGTGCGGCGGGGTGCGCCATGGCGGAGGCCCCGCCGTTGAAGAGGAAgcgggaagaggaggaggatgcggATGGGGacggcggcggcgccgccgccccgTTCCCGCTGGCGGAGCTGCGCCTGCGGCGTGTGCTGCGGGAGTCGGCGCGGGATAAGGCCGTGTTCCTGCACGGGGAGGTACCGCGGGGCGCCGGGGCTGCGGAGGGGGGGCAGCACCGCTTGCACCCGCCGCGATTTACCGCGCTGAGCgcaggccacgccccctccctCGGCGAGGCCACGCCCCCAACCGGAGCACATGGCGCGCCCAATCCAGCGTGGTGCTGATTCCCGTTATCCTCCCCGTTATCCCCATTAACTCGCATTTCCAGCCCGGTGCTGCCCAAATCCGGCCAAATGGAGGGCCTGGGGGTGGCAGGAGGCGGCTGCTTCCCGCGCTGGAAGCCTTAATTCAAACCTCGGGCTGTGTTTGTGTTAGTACCGTTGTTGCTTCTGGCCCCCAGAGCAGGTTTGTGGTGCTTGGTAGGGAAGAGGCATTGAGTTGCAAGCATTTAGCTGTGGGGTGTAAATAGGGCAGGCATATAAATACCTATAAGAGGTAAAAGGATACCACGAAAGAGAAATTAATCGGATCacagatggtttgggttggaagggaccttaaagctcatccagttccaacccctgccatgggcaagggcacaagctgcagtgtttgcagtgCCCCAGCCgctgcctgcctctgccctc
Proteins encoded:
- the TIRAP gene encoding toll/interleukin-1 receptor domain-containing adapter protein, whose product is MAGWFKRLLHKPKPRSVESSLNTSHSSSSSPSSSSAESSSTSLTRSTRSSPVLVSDITASGSARWAKSYDVCICHSEVDLEVVEELVSYLEGQPESFRCFLQLRDAAPGSAVVTELCDAVQNSHCWVMLITPGFLQDPWCKYQMHQALAEAPMANGRTIPVLKDVDRKDYPKELRNLYYIYMKENSFRQIRDTVVRYLQDLCRSSMSTTE